The following nucleotide sequence is from Sander lucioperca isolate FBNREF2018 chromosome 19, SLUC_FBN_1.2, whole genome shotgun sequence.
AAGACACgttcttagcttagcatagctaCAGCTGTTCTCCCAGATCGATAGCATCGGGAGCAGCTAGTTATCGATCCTGGTGGTCACTATGGAAACACACTATATGATCGTGAGTCGTGACGTTATGCTCCGATGTTCACGCGGgtgttatctctctctctgtcagaggCTGTCTTCGCTGAGGGACAGCTTCTCTtcacccatagacagtaaaagaaatggacacGTGGCGATGCcatagacttcgacggagaccagtgaagtcaattagaagcaattttctggtgatggctgagccTACTGAGCAGCCTtaaactgagcttgaagacgtagatgtgacgtgagcaacgtgtctgaaagttgtaagtcttctggtagctgtgccaagagaaatctcaatcattcccaatcttgcagagacggagattGAGATGGTTTTTTTCCATTGCCTGTATAATTTCCCCATCCCCCGTGAATATAGGTATAGCTCGTTACCCCTACTTCATTATTTAACAACATATACTTTTCTTAAAATATCCTAGTTGTTCGTGGATAAATGTTACTTCATATGAATTCACTTGCCGCATACCATATAAGtatttccaatccatcaaaatcttgctgaaatattttgtttttccgATGCGTTtatggactctctatgggcttctcttctcttgactgtatgcctccacgtccccctgattgcctgcgagcttctcctgactatactactatgcgacagaaagtcacgtggttatgacacaatcgttagcctatttttataaaaacgtctgctacggagccataacgtgaggtacaaggtaatggagccttttatatattgttgtgtttctttagaaagaaacaatagacaaatagagtctttgaacgcttcagatgtaaagttattcgctgtcaaagtgacgccaaaatgaatggcagtcaatggaatgctaacggaaggtgatggcttgtttatggggtgccgaatgtaaaagttcggttaaaattttttagctgatgaattttcaacatttagctcactttcctcacatttagacagaaattttatatatatatatatatatatatatatatatatatatatatatatatatatatatatatatatattatatatatatatatatatatatattatatctaaatgttaaatctaaatattatatctaaatctaaatgttaaatctaaatcttaaatatatatctagatgttaaatctaaatgttatatctaaatctaaatgttaaatttatatctaaatgttatatctaaatctaaatcttatatctaaatgttatatctaaatctaaatgttaaatgtatatctaaatgttaaatgttaaatctaaatattatatctaaatctaaatcttaaatatatatctaaatattatatctaaatcttaaatatatatctaaatgttaaatctaaatcttaaatatatatctaaatattatatctaaatctaaatcttaaatatatatctaaatgttaaatgttaaatctaaatgttatatctaaatgtgtcgccaagtgtaaagctaaatatttagaaaatattcaaatccccaaggaaaccacgcccactgcagtggcttcaaatcgcgctgcacaaaaggtcaattctgattggctgtttgtctccaattagatcgcaagtagcaggaaacacatctacagggaaacagtctttgacacaacacctgccatgatgccccagcaaggggtatctctgctgtagccagtgggtacttggaaagattgtggagcagcttaactaatcaaaataataattgaattatgattgatttaaaacaatatatcagccaaaacagctcaacacatatgttaaaacatatagcgaagtaatcaatggtagaaaataatagctaaaagtggcctactgacttAGCTAAAAGTTGAAAGTAATGGATGacttttgaaacattaaccacacttcaagtaaaaggTCTAGTAACTAGACCTTTTatgttggtttggtcagaaattctatTAACTAGACTCTAAttagtagaatttctgaccaaaccaacctaaatgtttacagttcaattgcatgaaaatgtaagaatattcactttaatatgataaatagtgtgaacacattgggaattgatagggcggggtatgtgagtttatatgacagggctgtggggggaaactcagaccagaagggttggaaagcactgatctacagtattttatattattgaccgaccggtatattacagacatgccttaatagttgtgttaatcacaataccgttgtttgaattacatatctctgtgtgactaacgtcatccttcacaagcaatctaacatttgcccagcatggataaagtccagctatgcatccaacgtattcatccgaacacacctaaaatgtcacaatccagccacttgtaagaagtttgtaatactggttacatagttatcgtgttttattaaccttaattctgtttgccaaggctatattttattggcttgcaaagtagctatcTGTTGCTAAATtgctaatttatgtcaaaaaggagtagctaactaatgttactgccaagatatggtttcattgtaagacagtGTCAATACATGACAACACTTGAtgagtcttacaacacctctctggtctctagtgaaatcatatcttggcagtagttagctaacgtttctgctttttaagataaattagcgttagcaacggatagctccttcgcaagctaatatagcaacataattcaggttaataaaatacggtaatgtaaccaaagtattaaaaactacttagctacatgtggctatagtgtgacaggtctactgctgttcagtctcgcattgTGAAACCTAGCTAACTTAGTTACAGTGCTGCGAGGCCTGTTCAGAGGACATGTCGGCTGCAATGtgtgagctagctagattgcttgtgaaggatgagtcaaactaacgttaaacacacaaggagatatgagtcaaacaaaacaacggcattatagtacacacaaatattaagacatgtctgtgatataagtcaataatacaaaatactgaccgaaaAGTGTTTCaatccagtaacattagtcgaacagttccactgtagtcagtatttAGCTACTGGTGTTGACTGAAACTTGCGGTGCAGCCCACTGCAGTGGGCGTGGTTTCcttggggatttgaatattttctaaatatttagctttacacttggtgacacatttagatataacatttaacatttagatatatatttaagatttagatttagatataatatttagatatatatttaagatttagatttaacatttagatttagatataatatttagatttaacatttagatataatatatatatatatatatatatatatatatataatttctctcaaatgtgaggaaaatgcgctaaatgtgaggaaagtgagctaaatgttgaaaattcatcagctaaaaaattgtaaccgaacttttacattcggcaccccatacttgttagcctcagaatctccccatagAAGGTATGCTTTccagatgctcgcttacccccttgtcgctgtcggtacacgatccgttctgcctgcacgatccgttctgcacatgcgcaagataatactgttttaccaaGGATACGACCTgtacgatctgttccacgctagcctatggctagcctccaccgggaagctaacgttagtttataaaataataaattattaaaaaataggaaaagtatCACTGATAAAAAGTAAAtcagtaaaatatatatatatatatatttatatataaaaataataaaatatatatttttattaaaaataaataaaaaaggaaattaaatattaaattaaataaatggaaGAAAATAAGCAGAAACATGtctatgtctttttttccatACACCATTGTAGACATACACCATTTTTAGgtacttttttggggctttttttaaagaaaaaaaagtacatgaataaataaaaaaactgagcaaaacaaaataataaaaacattataataaagagtagaaaaataaataaaaaataagaaaaagtgtcggaaaacaacaaacaataataaaaaataagaagaaacaaattatataaaagtaataaataataaaataaaatatttaaaataaattcagaATCAGGAATCAGAAAAGAAAAGTACACGTATGTGTAATTTGCCTTTTTGAAAGGttcatacataaacaaacaaactattaaacatgaatataaaataaacaataaatgcagaaaacaaatatatacatacaaaatatttGTAAACTGTTACATAACAAAAAAGATGCTGAATGGGTTGAGGACAGAATGTGCAAagaatatatagtatgtgcaatgggcacctttttgtttaacatgaaacagccccgaaatcaccatcaccagactccatgtaaataatctgtacttttatcatcgtaaaaacACACGTCATTCAAAGTGgactgaaacaaaataaaactatcaaaagccgtcttggttcatctttccactgttccaacaatcaccactctggtttggttgaaataaacccttaattcacacatttacatgtggaaatatgatggctttatacacgctaaaagtactgattatttacatggagtctggtgggtttggtgatagtGATTTTGGggatgtttcatgttaaactaaaaggatcttactctttaacaaaaaggtctatctctgtagggatcctttccataatgttgtcagacacttagaataataatctgagtctgtcagcggcaaaaacagaacttttagtggacgctaactgatgctgaacatttgtcctgtagggttacattacagcttgtttcttgtttaatactggaccagtttcaaagatttttgttcccatcagacacttactgtagacacagaaacatggcaATAACAAAGTTACCATTTAAAAGTCTGCCGTCTTGTCTTCACTCtgtctctgatgaagctgtgacgACTGaacacatttgtgttttttgaccTGTTGCCGCCAGGTGAATGTTTTGTCACAGACGCTGCAGCTGAAGCGTTTCTCTCCCGTGTGGATGTTCATGTGCGCCGTCAGATTCCCTGAGTGTCTGAATCTTTTATCGCAGAACAAGCAGCTGAagggtttctctcctgtgtgagtcaGCATGTGCGTTTTCAGATGTGTGCTGCTCAAAAACCTTCTGCAGCAGACGGAGCAGCTGaacggtttctctcctgtgtggattctcatgtgtcgGTTCAGATCTCCGACGGCACCAAATCTCTTCCCGCACTCGGAGCAGCCAAAAGATTTCTTGTCCGTTTTATGCCTCTCTTCAGTGACAGGAACTTCCTCAtctttcagagagtttaaactTGACTGAGgctctctggtctccttccagaAATCACTATCAACGCTGACATCAGtctctgtttccatgtgttcagtttgtctctgaggAAGCCCTGTTCAAGTGACATAAAAGAAAACTGTTTAATTTCTGGGTGGAGAAGCAggctttgtctgtgtgtgtgtgtgtctgtatgtctgtgtcactgtgcgagcgtgcgtgtgtgtgtgtgtgtgtgtgtgtgtgtgtgtgtgtgtgtctctgtgtgtgtgtgtgtgtgtgtctgtgtctctttgcaTCTGTGTGCGTCTAACCCGTTAACAGAAGTAGAGAACTCCTTCAGTAACCGGGTTATCTCTCCATGTAAACACCTTAAGCGGGCTATGATCGGTTTAAGCGTCTGCGCATGCTCCAACTGCCCCTCCCCACTCCGCTTGAGTGGTTTTTGAACCGGAAATATCAGTCAGTGCTGCGAGTAGCTGTCGTTGCTATGACACCGTACAACATACCAGCGTTGCCAGACGCGCGG
It contains:
- the LOC118493918 gene encoding gastrula zinc finger protein XlCGF9.1-like, encoding METETDVSVDSDFWKETREPQSSLNSLKDEEVPVTEERHKTDKKSFGCSECGKRFGAVGDLNRHMRIHTGEKPFSCSVCCRRFLSSTHLKTHMLTHTGEKPFSCLFCDKRFRHSGNLTAHMNIHTGEKRFSCSVCDKTFTWRQQVKKHKCVQSSQLHQRQSEDKTADF